One Conger conger chromosome 7, fConCon1.1, whole genome shotgun sequence genomic window, GGTGATATATTTACTTTGTTAAACGTGTCACTTCAGAATACCCTGGCACGTAACTGGGGTAAAATAACACAGACATTGCATAAACAATCATGTTGCTGGCCACGGTCATGTCCAGACAAGCTAGGGGCACTCTCACGAGACACAGATTTCCCAGAGCCAACCTTCTCTCAGCACAATGAGCCAGAGTTTTTATCTGaatgaatccaaatccaaattgcTGTAGTTGTACTCAAAAGGTTAGCACTTCACTAATTATCTTTCCcggctctctctttttctctttctctttctctttctctttctctctctctcgcacacacgcacgcgcacgcgcacgcacacgcacacgcacacgcacacgcacacgcacacgcacacgcacacacacacacacacacacacacacacacacacacacacacacacacactccctagATGTATAAACATGACAGTCAGACCACTGGGCAGACCTGCTTGATTAATTCCTTGAAAGCATTTGGTCCAACACAAGACAGGTGACTGGACAGCGCCCAAGACTGGAATGCAACAAGCGGAAGACATGGTTAAACCAATCAGCATGAAATGTATGATCATGTGACCGACACCTACTATGATATGCAGCTGAAATAGCCAAGCAAAGTGAAAACGTTTGACTTTTTCAGGAATCAGCGTGGACGGACCCTCCAACCTGGCTATAGAAGGTACAGTCTTAACACAAAGCTGGgcttattacacacacataccgtaaAACAAACATCTCAATCACATTaatgacaacaaaaacaacagaacaatttcaattagcaaaaaaaaaaacaaaaaaaaacaaacatttctttaTAGATGATACTATCATTGTATTcggtgttaaaaaaataaataagacctGAATTAGAGAAGCTTTAAGGCAaattacactgagagagagagacaaataaGAGCAGGATTTAGCTTGGTAAGTTCAGCTTCCGTTCCTGCTGGACTGACCACCTGGTACCCCTCACCTGTtattctcccccctctctcagaacACACGGAACCTTCCTCTCTTTTGTGGCTCTgggcgagtgtgtgtggggtacagacCAAAGGCTCTGCCCTTTGCACCTGCCCTATGGGAATGTCCTACAAGAACAGAACCAAGTCCATTCATGTTAAGCAGTTTCACATACAAAACACAGggtggttaaaaaaaataattgagaaGTGACATTTCAGTAACATCCAAACACAGCGGTTAAGAAATAGCCAATGGGAAAGCTTCTCTGATGGAACTCGAGGAGGTAAAATGCAGCCAATAGGAACTTTGCTCTACTGGAACTTCAGGAGGTACTGTAGGCTAAAAGAAAATGGCACAGTGGCTCCAATGGAACTGATGGCCAAACGCAGCCAATAGGGACAGTTTCTCTGTTGGAATGCAAAGTCAACATCAGCCAATGGTGAAGCAGCTCCCCAGCAATCCCAACACTAGGGGGGAGGCGTCCAGCCCCAGTGAGGGGCGAGTGGCTGtaacaggggtgggggggttggccTCTCGTTCTGTACCGACCGTCACTGAAGGCGAGTGAGAATCTCTGTCGATCTGACTGGAGTCAGCACTCCCCCTGagacgcccccctcccctccccccggaCGTGGCTACAGAGGGCTGCCCTCGCCCCGCACCGCGCGGTCTGGGAAGGCGCGCGGGGGAACGTGGAGACGAGGACAGGAATACGAACAGGccggtgggggtgggtgggagcagggggggagggagaggaggtgccgTTAGGTCTCCTCGTCCCACAGGCACAGCTGACGGTGGGGGACGTAGTACTGGAAGTGGTAGCCCTTGCTGCAGCTCTTGATGCCGCACTTGTAGGGGCTGCTCTTGCCGGCGGGCTCCCGGCTGCGGCAGTACTTCAGCAGGCAGGGGTACCACTCCAGGCGCAGGCTGTAGCTGCAGACGCAGGGCTGCCACAGGTCCCGCACCGCCTGGCAGGCCGCCAGGCCCGAGGCCTCCGCCGTGGGGGGCAGGATCTCGAACACCGAGCCCTCCacacctgcagggggggggggggggcggagagtTTAAACGGGAGCCAGGAACCCTCCACCTACTGACCGCCACTCGCTGTGCATCTCCAACCTGTTATCCATTTTCCCATTTACAGCAGTACACAGGCTGAGCACTGAAGCACATTGTTGAATCTATAATATCATATTCATAAGAAGTGATGTTGTTTCTGAACACTCATACCGCATGCTCTGTTGGTGATATGAAGCAGGGTGAATATTTATGGGTGTAGTTTATAAATAGGTGATACGGAGCAGAGTGTATATTTTGGGGTGTAGTTTGTAAACAGCTGATATGGTGATATGTGACAGTGTGTATATTTTGGGGTGTAGTTTGTAAACAGCTAAAATGGTGatatgcagcagtgtgtgtgttttgggctgCAGTTTGAAAGCAGCTGAtatagacagtgtgtgtgttttgggctgcagtttgtaagcagctgatatagacagtgtgtgtgttttgggctgcagtttgtaagcagctgatatagacagtgtgtgtgttttgggctgcagtttgtaagcagctgatatgtgacagtgtgtgtgttttgggctgcagtttgtaagcagctgatatagacagtgtgtgtgttctgggctgCAGTTTGTAAGCAGCTGATATAGACAGCGTGTGTGTTTTGGGCTGCAGTTTGTAAGCAGCTGAtatagacagtgtgtgtgttttgggctgcagtttgtaagcagctgatatgtgagtgtgtgttttgggctgCAGTTTGTAAGCAGCTGATATAGACAGCGTGTGTGTTTTGGGCTGCAGTTTGTAAGCAGCTGAtatagacagtgtgtgtgttttgggctgcagtttgtaagcagctgatatgtgacagtgtgtgtgttttgggctgcagtttgtaagcagctgatatagacagtgtgtgtgttctgggctgcagtttgtaagcagctgatatgtgagtgtgtgttttgggctgCAGTTTGTAAGCAGCTGATATAGACAGCGTGTGTGTTTTGGGCTGCAGTTTGTAAGCAGCTGAtatagacagtgtgtgtgttttgggctgcagtttgtaagcagctgatatgtgagtgtgtgttttgggctgcagtttgtaagcagctgatatgtgacagtgtgtgtgttttgggctgcagtttgtaagcagctgatatagacagtgtgtgtgttttggggctgCAGTTTGTAAGCAGCTGATATAGACAGCGCCACATCGCCTTGCGGGCGCTCACCTTGTTCCAGCCAGTGCTTGACGTCGGCCTCGTGGGCGTAGATGGACTCCCGGGCCTCTCCACACACGTTGTGAATGTGGGCGCTGAGCTGCCACGCCCGGCTCAGGTTGACCGCCATGTTCAGGGTCAGCTGCTCCGCGCCCCGCCTCTCCTCCGCCGAGCGGACGGCACGCGGATTTTTCTGGAGGAAGAAACGTAACCTTGCCAACCAGTCCTTCACCTTTCCAGATCTTTCCAAATGGCAGCAGCATCATAGCAGTTTGGGGGGGAAGGCGGGGCGGGGGCCACTCTGAGAGGCCGCTCCGATTGGTCTCACCTGTCGCAGGCGAGCCATCGATTCGCTGGGGATGATCTCATTGTGATTGAGGCGCGTGACGAAGCACAGCGACTGATACTGGCTCTGCCCCCTCTCCAACTCCCCCAGGACCAGGGCGCGGAAAATCTTCACATTCTGCACAccgacagacagagagagagagagggggggatgagAAGAGCGCCAGGGAAAAGAGGAatcagagaaagagggatgaaagaaagaggaaaaacatgAAGGGACATTGAGAATGAGGGTGTCagaaagagtgggagagagaaaatggtGAACAGAGGGTAGGAGGTGAAAAAGGAGGGCATAGAGGAGGAGGGTGAAGGGGACTACAGCCCCACACTCATAGGACTACAGCCCCACACTCATAGGACTACAGCCCCACACTCATAGGACTACAACCCCACACTCATAGGACTACAACCCCACCCATAATTACACACCACTGCCACCCCGTTCAACAGCATCCCCTGCAGAGCTCTGTGCATTAGTCCCTCTTGTGGACCAGTACTGAACTGCATATCGCTTCTGAGGCTAATCAGATTTGTCCAGCTGTCAGGGGCTGCAGTGGAATTACAGGCTAAGGGGCAATGAATAGGGATCCTGTCTCTGCCAGACCTGGGCAAACAGCGCAGGATCATGTGACAAACGAGATGGTTTCACGTGCAGCTTGTTTCACAGTGCAGTATTAGGTCCTCATGACCAAcaggggaattttttttttaactctgaGCCTGTTGTTTTGGGATTAAAGAATTACCATGCAAACAACCATTTTACACCAACCATGTATTATGGGATTTTGAAAAGgtaggcgcacacacacacaaacacatgcatacagaaacacacacacacatcgaagTTCTAGAAAGGACAGCTGGCAGACTGGCCTTCAGCAGACTCTCCAGTGAAGGGGAGGCTCGGAGATGAATAGTAAAGCCGCCAACCCAAACTCTGCCCTTTAGAGCACTGGCCATCCCACCCTGAAAAGAGCATTGTTCTCAAGTCACTGGGGTCGGCAGACACGGAATCGCATGCCCACCAGTTCTGAAGGGGAACTTCAAGCCGAACAAGACGGCTTACTTATAATAAAACGCGATGgaaagagtgagaaagggagagggagacagggagaaagaagCTCTGTCTTTAATTAGTGTCTCATGTGTCCGTTACCATGGAACAGTAATAGGGAGGGCTAAAAAACTCTCTTTGTATGCATCCGTGTGAATCCGCACACACATGTGGGGAAGTAGGTTTTGCGTGCGTGCGATTACacgcatgtgcacgcacacgtgAGCGGCGTGGGGAATAACGTTAACAGCTCGAGCGTAATGAAAGCGCAGATAAAAACGGCAATGACATCAGACCGGCGCGGGTGTGACTGACAggggagacaggaagagagattCATGTTATTCCTCACCCCTCTGGGGCAGAGGCAGTAAAAAGTGGGACCTCCCAGCCAGCAGACGCGCGGCATTCCTGACGGGCCCAACCAAACGCTCCGGGCTCCGGTCTAGAGCCGCTCTCCCGCTGATTACCACGGCAACCCGCTTCCCGGCAGGGCCCGACGGCCCCGGTGCTAGTCCGCGACGCTACCGCGGAGCGCGAcggctagcacacacacacacacacacacacacacctgaccctgAGTACAAGCACCACACTGAGAGTCTGCGTCAGACCAGGTCCCATAATCTAAACTGTGTCAGCTCGGCGGTCAGAGCAAGATACACAGTGGAGGACACTgtgcagacatacagacaatACAAACCAAACCGGCTTAAAGTGATGCCTTTCAGATTCTTCTAATACACCCTTATGCTAAAagagacaggcctgcatggcTGGGGAAGAACAAAATAAGACACTTTCCTTCTGAAGACTCTCAGAAGAGTTGAAAATAATGGCTTTGTCTCCCCTCACCGAAATAAGAATAGTGGTCCTCCTCAACTTAACAATGAcagccgtttaaaaaaaaaaaaaagcgagcGTATGTGGAAATGCGGGCACATCCGGAGTCCGACTCGTCTGCCTGGAGGACCTCGTCCCAGAAGCCTCGgcgtgtcggggggggggggtgagtacCTGCACGGCTCCCCCACCCTG contains:
- the oafb gene encoding out at first protein homolog codes for the protein MNSGTLSFCVFSGMFARWILPVSVRNIGVLVALTLLISFSVCSELKVRVRLADGQITEETLEADSERDSITVEFKQGDGTLITFVADFKQNVKIFRALVLGELERGQSQYQSLCFVTRLNHNEIIPSESMARLRQKNPRAVRSAEERRGAEQLTLNMAVNLSRAWQLSAHIHNVCGEARESIYAHEADVKHWLEQGVEGSVFEILPPTAEASGLAACQAVRDLWQPCVCSYSLRLEWYPCLLKYCRSREPAGKSSPYKCGIKSCSKGYHFQYYVPHRQLCLWDEET